The window NNNNNNNNNNNNNNNNNNNNNNNNNNNNNNNNNNNNNNNNNNNNNNNNNNNNNNNNNNNNNNNNNNNNNNNNNNNNNNNNNNNNNNNNNNNNNNNNNNNNNNNNNNNNNNNNNNNNNNNNNNNNNNNNNNNNNNNNNNNNNNNNNNNNNNNNNNNNNNNNNNNNNNNNNNNNNNNNNNNNNNNNNNNNNNNNNNNNNNNNNNNNNNNNNNNNNNNNNNNNNNNNNNNNNNNNNNNNNNNNNNNNNNNNNNNNNNNNNNNNNNNNNNNNNNNNNNNNNNNNNNNNNNNNNNNNNNNNNNNNNNNNNNNNNNNNNNNNNNNNNNNNNNNNNNNNNNNNNNNNNNNNNNNNNNNNNNNNNNNNNNNNNNNNNNNNNNNNNNNNNNNNNNNNNNNNNNNNNNNNNNNNNNNNNNNNNNNNNNNNNNNNNNNNNNNNNNNNNNNNNNNNNNNNNNNNNNNNNNNNNNNNNNNNNNNNNNNNNNNNNNNNNNNNNNNNNNNNNNNNNNNNNNNNNNNNNNNNNNNNNNNNNNNNNNNNNNNNNNNNNNNNNNNNNNNNNNNNNNNNNNNNNNNNNNNNNNNNNNNNNNNNNNNNNNNNNNNNNNNNNNNNNNNNNNNNNNNNNNNNNNNNNNNNNNNNNNNNNNNNNNNNNNNNNNNNNNNNNNNNNNNNNNNNNNNNNNNNNNNNNNNNNNNNNNNNNNNNNNNNNNNNNNNNNNNNNNNNNNNNNNNNNNNNNNNNNNNNNNNNNNNNNNNNNNNNNNNNNNNNNNNNNNNNNNNNNNNNNNNNNNNNNNNNNNNNNNNNNNNNNNNNNNNNNNNNNNNNNNNNNNNNNNNNNNNNNNNNNNNNNNNNNNNNNNNNNNNNNNNNNNNNNNNNNNNNNNNNNNNNNNNNNNNNNNNNNNNNNNNNNNNNNNNNNNNNNNNNNNNNNNNNNNNNNNNNNNNNNNNNNNNNNNNNNNNNNNNNNNNNNNNNNNNNNNNNNNNNNNNNNNNNNNNNNNNNNNNNNNNNNNNNNNNNNNNNNNNNNNNNNNNNNNNNNNNNNNNNNNNNNNNNNNNNNNNNNNNNNNNNNNNNNNNNNNNNNNNNNNNNNNNNNNNNNNNNNNNNNNNNNNNNNNNNNNNNNNNNNNNNNNNNNNNNNNNNNNNNNNNNNNNNNNNNNNNNNNNNNNNNNNNNNNNNNNNNNNNNNNNNNNNNNNNNNNNNNNNNNNNNNNNNNNNNNNNNNNNNNNNNNNNNNNNNNNNNNNNNNNNNNNNNNNNNNNNNNNNNNNNNNNNNNNNNNNNNNNNNNNNNNNNNNNNNNNNNNNNNNNNNNNNNNNNNNNNNNNNNNNNNNNNNNNNNNNNNNNNNNNNNNNNNNNNNNNNNNNNNNNNNNNNNNNNNNNNNNNNNNNNNNNNNNNNNNNNNNNNNNNNNNNNNNNNNNNNNNNNNNNNNNNNNNNNNNNNNNNNNNNNNNNNNNNNNNNNNNNNNNNNNNNNNNNNNNNNNNNNNNNNNNNNNNNNNNNNNNNNNNNNNNNNNNNNNNNNNNNNNNNNNNNNNNNNNNNNNNNNNNNNNNNNNNNNNNNNNNNNNNNNNNNNNNNNNNNNNNNNNNNNNNNNNNNNNNNNNNNNNNNNNNNNNNNNNNNNNNNNNNNNNNNNNNNNNNNNNNNNNNNNNNNNNNNNNNNNNNNgtgggccctaacccacaggtcttttcccaggatcttacctgactcttctattttcccagagctatcctaaattcttctccaagtttgacgtaagaatgagttatcattagtcaaatgcttttctccaagatctttcaaattcttttcatagttggctcaacctcttcgcttttgattcttccggtgtgcctcaataattcttggtggtgtttctcatcgtcattctcagatattgaagaccgatgaagacttttcctccatatctatccgctctctcagagattcgtgattctagcttgttgccatcctctcataattatttgcgattgtgagatattctttttatccatccggtgcaaattcaggagtcttttcagtttgattctctgaaggccattatttcgggattattcattctcagctttcagttatcactctccaattttaccggtgcatcaagtgatctctaatcagctcgtgatctctgcgctctcatgtatctaaatcctctcaagcatcctcgTTCATTTCCAAATTCTTCCagtgattcgttatcttttattcgttcctTTCAATTCTTcctgtggttcgttcaagagtttcttcctttgtgtatcatatctatgtatttgttatttcaattctaccggtggttcgtggaagaccttctcaagttttgatatatctcttttaatcctttctacgagaataagtagtatgccaaatccgttgattgtcatcaatttaattggtgaaggataagcataacataattcttattcttgttcatccaagtgattaattctttattccggaggcccttcaaattctcggtttcatttgtttcatcttctcttttccccggaattccaagctctaattatcacggagattcatttaaatcattgtaagtcttcaccttgtgtttccatcttctcttgccttccgtttgagcattcttttgtttaacggagttcttcgggAAGGTTCTACTTGCTGCCATGAAACCAAACATTTGCCCCCATGTATTTCCTTAGTAACAACCCAAAAGAAGGCATGTCGACCCTTGCTAACTCTCTAAAGCCTACTTAGGGGCGTCAATTATAAGCACATGACGCGTATGTCTCGCAGTGATCACAAAATTGACGAGAATCAATCGGCCCGGCCTATCGATTAGCCCCCTCTGCCAACCAGGAATCCACTTAAGAACCATGTCTACAATAGATTGTCAGCATGATCGTGTTGATTACTTAATTGACAACACCAGCTTCAAGTACCCGCAAGGGAAAAACTCCAGTCTCCATGGAAGAGCCGCAACAACCTGAGCACCATCATGTTCCTCGCCCCCGACCATAATAGCCATGGATTTGGAGAAATTTATATGCAATCCTCAAGCTCGTCCAAAGATGCAAATAGCCTCTCTAACGAAGCAAAGACCCTGAGCAGCCAGTTTGATAAACAGAACTATGTCATCAGCGGAAATTGACAGTCGCCAGAGAGGAGTGCAACCTGACATGTGATTGAGAACCCCTAAATCTCTGACTTTGATTATTAGATACGTCAAAACATCCATTGATAGAACGAAGAGAAGTTAGGACAGAGGCCCAGACCACGGGCATGAGCGAATTTGACACCTGCATTGGTGTTGACCTGCACACAAGAGTTGACAGAAGATAACAAAGCGGCGACCCATCGTCTCCACCTTGTCGAGAACCCCTTGGCCCGAGGAACCTCAAACAGAAAAGCTCGGGAAATCAAGTGGAACGCTAAGAGTTTCAGAAGCACACCTTTCTCCTTTCTCTGATGCAACTTTATGGCCACCTGATGCACCAAAACAAAATAGTCGTGTAGATTGTGACCATAAATAAAACCCGATTGATTAACGAACACAAGACGGATCAAGCAAACACCAAGCAATCTGGCACACAACTTAGGGAAACCGTGAAGGAGGCTGATTGGGCGACATCTCCAATCACACAAGCATCAGGGATAAGGGTGAAGAATGACTTTCATAAAACAGTaatagaaaacaataaaaaaatatcaaAGAAATTGAAAAAATGGAAAAGAAAGGGGGAAAGGTCGTCTTCTTTCTCGTACTCCTCCTCTCTCCAANNNNNNNNNNNNNNNNNNNNNNNNNNNNNNNNNNNNNNNNNNNNNNNNNNNNNNNNNNNNNNNNNNNNNNNNNNNNNNNNNNNNNNNNNNNNNNNNNNNNNNNNNNNNNNNNNNNNNNNNNNNNNNNNNNNNNNNNNNNNNNNNNNNNNNNNNNNNNNNNNNNNNNNNNNNNNNNNNNNNNNNNNNNNNNNNNNNNNNNNNNNNNNNNNNCCACGTTTAACCTAAGAAACACGACGAAATCTCCCAAAACGATTTCGCGTGAATTCattcccttcctcctcctccttcctcccccgaaTCCCCGAATCCAAACTCCACGATTCCCTCGCCATTACCGGACCTGGAGGAATCCTCGGGGTTCCCTCCAGCCCCTCCCCAGATCTCCCTGCCCCTCACGAGCGCCCCGCGGCCCGCTCGACGGCGCTTGCTGACACGGAGGTCGTCGAGCCCGCCGTCCGAGCGCCGGGGCCTGGGGTTCCCGCGTGGagcgcgagcgcgagggcgaggcggTTCGATTCGGGTCGGCCACGCTGGGTCTAGGGTTTGGTTGAGTTGATGCCTCCCCGCCTCGCGTGACAGCTCCACGGGAGATCTCCGCATGGATCAGAAGGGCCGCGGCCGCGGCCGTGGCGGCGGAGGGGGAGgccgcgggggcgggggcggggacaATAGCCGCACCGATCTCCTCGCTGCCGGGCGCAAGAAGGTACTGAGTCCCGCGTTTTTTCTCTTTTGCGATTTTGAGGAATTTCCCCCATTTTCTGATGATCGAGTGTTTGGCGTGGTCCGCGCGCAGCTGCAGCAGttcaggaagaagaaggagaaaaagGGTCCCGGGAAGAAGGCAGAAGCCGACGCCGACGAGGGGGCTTCGAAAGCGGGTGCCAATGGGGAGGAGGCCGTGCCGGAGCCGAAGTCTCCTGTTGGGCTGaagttccttgccggggagagtggcagCGGCCATAGCACGCCATTTGAGGTGAAGCTCGTGTTTCTGAGTGTGGTGCGTGGGTTTGAGTGAGCCATTGCTCTGTATAATACTCATCTGCAATGCAGGAAGCAACCATGTCGCAGGAGGAGCAATGCAACGGCCAGGGGCCTGCTACTGAGGAACCAAGCGTTGTGGACAATGCAGATGTTGTGCCTGTACTGGAGGACGCTGATGACCCTAGTGTGCAGAATATCAGTATCAGTGAGCAGGGGAATTCGGATCATGGAAGTCCTGggcaaggagatggtgatgattcAGCAGTTCAGGCTACCAGTTCAGATGTTGGTGGTGATCTTATAGGAGCTCAGCCTGGGGAGGTGGATGGCGAGAAAATGCCCATTTCAGAGGAGAGCATTATACCCCAGGTTTCTTCTCAAGGTGACATAGCCAATGACGGTAGCAACCAAGTAGGGGGACACCAGGAGGTGCAGATAGATCCTGTTGAGAGGACAAGTAGTTCTGATTCCAAGGAAGCCATGGAGGTGCCAATTCCTTCTCTCGGCCTCGTGGCTGATAATGCTAATATGGGTGAAGAAGGAACTCAAGAAATGGAGGTGGGTGTTTCTGGGAGGTCATCAGATGGCAATATACAAGATGTTGAACCCACAGTTTCTGGCGAAATAGGCATGGAGGTTGGGCATGAAGCAGCAATGGATCTTGCAGCTTCACAAGAAATTCCTGGACGAGGAGACACTGATGATGAAGCTAATGGAGTGGGCAAAGAAGCTGTTCAAGAAGATGCAGGTACAAGTAACACAAATGCAATAGATGAAGCTGTCACTACACATGGATTGGATTTATCTGTTGAAAAGGTTGATTCAGCTTTATGTGGTGGTGCTGTATCTCAAGGCTTCATGCCATATCGCCTTGATGAATATATTCAGGGGCATCTGTATGTGATGACTCTGTCGAGGGATTTGCTCCAGTTGCAGCTAGATGAAGGCACCCACCTGAATTCAGATGTCACACTGTCTTCTGATGAAATTCTCAAACTCCAGGTACAGCTGAAAGAATCTGAAGAGAGCAAAGTAGCAGCCCATGAAGAGATTCAGCAATGTAGACATGAGCTCACGAACCTGAATACTGTTAAGGGAGAACTTGAACTAATCGTGGCTTCTCAGAAACAAGAAATTGACGCTAGCAACAGCAAATGTGAACAGCTGGAGATCGAGTTGCGGTCCTCCAAGGAGAATGCACAACAAATCTCGAGTGAATTAGCTGACTGCCAATCATTGCTGGAAGCTCTACAAAAGGAGAACATAGAGCTAACAGAAAACCTTGCTCTCGAGGAAAAAACCAGAAAGGAGGTTCAGGAGCAGCAAGAACATCTGTCTGGTGAAAACGAGAAGCTTCTGTCACAGCTGTCTGAGCTTGAACATAGCTTAGCTTCTGTGAAAGAGGTAATGAATGCTGGCAGTAGCAGGTGCGGAAGTTTGGAGGCTGAGCTGTGTTCCTTCAAGGAGAACATGGAACACACGTGGACTGAATTAACAAATTGCAGGGCTTTATTGGAAACGTCGCAAAAAGATAATGTTGAGTTATCTGCAGAGTTTGCTGTTGAATCGGAAGCAACCAAGAAACTGAAGGAGGATAATGTATTCCTACATACTGAGAACGAGAGGCTTTTGTCAGATCTGTCTGAACTAAATGATGAATTGCATCTTTCATACGCCAAACATAAACAGCTTGAGTTGCATGTCAGAGATATGGAGACACACATGGAACAACTGAAAGACCAACTAATCGAGGAAAGTCTGCGTGCAACTAACAGTTCCGATATTTACCAATCTGTAATTAAAGAGCTGAATGCTAAGTGCAATGTGGTGCTAGACCAAGCCGAGACAGTCGTGTGTCAAAAACATGATCGCCTGGCCTCATCGAAAATCACTGTTGAAAATGCTGAAAGAACAATTACAAGTCCTGAGTTTGTTTGTGAGGGTAACAATCAGCATTCTCATCCTCTATTTGACGAGAAAGATTCAAGTAACTGTACTGCTTTGCAGTCACTGAAAGGACATCTAGAGGTTGCTAAAGGTGAATTGCATGAACTTCAAAAATTAGTGGAGCGGATGTCCTCTAGGTCCGGTGGACGTGTTCTCGTGTCAAAACTCATCCAATCCTTTGAGGTAAAAGGAAACCAGGAAGAAGCTGGAATGTCTGAAGGGGAACATGATGAATTAAAAAAGTTAACTCAGGGGATGTTATGCTGCCTCGTTGAAAAATTCAAGTTGATGACTTCAGATCTTGCAAAGGCTGAAAAGTATGTTGTCGGACTGTGTGACAGAATAGAGCTTTCAAGTAAGTCTGAAGTGCAGCATGAAGCAGAAAGACAGCTCACTGCAGTTTTTGAGGCCAGAATGGATGAGCTCTCTGAGAAGCTAAGCAACTACAAGAACACAATTGATCAACTGCACATTCAGCTTGCTAACGTACAACAAGATGCAGATGATCATGCTGGGAAGCTCACTAATCAGGCAGAACTTTTGCATAACGATATAACAGAAAGGATTTCAATTCTTGAGAAGGAAAGGGCATCTCTATCAGGTTTGCTCAGTGAAGTTACCAACAAGCTCAGCTCTTTGGTAGGTACTATGTACCCTAATGATTTGGGTGCAAGCGAAGGTCTCGGGTTTAGTATTTTGGACTCTGTGGATCTCGCTGCTAAATCAATCCAAAGTCTTCAGGACAAATTAGAGTCTGCTCAAAGCGATAATGCTAAACTCAGTACTTCTCTTTCGGAGATCAAGAAAGCACATTCTGATGTTCAAGATAGGAATGAACATGCATCTAGAATGGTTAAGAACACGTATGATTCCTTACAGGAGTTTCTACTCAACTCGCTTGGAAATTCAGATGAAGCAAGTGCAGGAGATAGTGCTGAGGAGCCAATTGAAGCTCTGTTTAGTCATCTTGGAGGAGCCATCGAGCAGTTGAAGAATCTATTGCATGACCGTCATTCTTTGCAATCAAACAATGCTAACCTGGAGTCAAGATTGTTGAGCAAATGTGAAGAAGTTGAAGAAATCAGCTTGAGATGcagttctttaatgaaaaatatggATGACATGTGCTTGCTGAACGAGGAGCTTAAATTAGTTTCTTCAAGTAAAAGTGAAGCGTTGGATGAGCTGCATGGTAGATGCCTCTCTATAGCAGAAAAAATGGTTCAACACTCTGCAGATCCTACCTCAATGGTTCTTCCTTTGATGTCTAATAGTGGTGAAGCTGAAACGTTCAGCAAGGAGCATCATATTTCTACCACATTACTGCCATGTATTGAGGAGGGTGTAGCTTCATGCAATGAGAAACTTGAAAATGCAGTTGAAAAAATCCACTTAGCAAAGATATGCTTGCAAAATGCCCATATTTTTGACCAAATTTCATTTGACAAGTGGTCCTTGCCCTTGCCTGCATTGATCAAAGAAGAAATTGTACCCCAGGTTTGTGACTTGCAGAGCAAAATGGACCAGCTCAGTGAATTGAACATTCACTTAGAGACTGAAATTCCAGTTCTCAGGGATGGCTTGAAAAAGCTTGATGAAGCTCTTGAAACTTCACGTACTGAGCTTCAGGAAAGGTCTTCTGAACTTGAACAGTCAGAACAGAAACTTTCTTCTTTTAAGGAAAAACTTGGTATTGCTGTTGCCAAAGGTAAAGCCTTGATAGTGCAACGTGACGGCCTTAAGCAGTCTCTTGCGGAGAAGTCTGGTGAGCTTGAGAAGCTCTCACAGGAACTGGAATCAAAGGATGCATTAGTGAAAGAGTTGGAAGCCAAGCTCAAATCCTATACAGAGGCAGATCGAATTGAAGCTTTGGAGTCAGAACTCTCATACATACGGAATTCAGCTACTGCTTTAAGGGATTCATTTATTCTGAAAGACTCTGTTCTTCAGAGaattgaagaagtcttagaagatCTAGATATGCCAGAGCGTTTTCATTCTAGAGACATTGTTGAGAAAATAGAACTGTTGTCAAAGatggctgttggtgcttcttttacCTTGCCTGATGGTGATAAGAGATCATCTATGGATGGGCATTCTGAGTCTGGTGTGGCCATGGATAGCACAAGTGATGAACAGATCTCAATATCAAATCCAGGGTCAGATGAAATAAAGAACAAATATGACGAGTTGCATAGGAGATTCTATGAACTGGCTGAGCACAACAACATGTTGGAACAGTCTCTAGTGGAGAGGAACAGTATTGTACAGAAATGGGAAGAAGTCCTTGGTCAGGTTAGCATTCCCCCGCAGTTCAGAATGTTGGAACCAGAAGATAAGATAACTTGGCTGGGAAACAGATTATTGGAGGTCGAGCATGAAAGAGACACGTTACATTCGAAGATTGAGCACCTTGAGGATTCCTCTGAGATGCTAATTACTGATCTAGAAGAATCACACAAAAGGATTTCTGAGCTCAGTGCAGAGGTCATTGCTATAAAGGCCGAAAAGGACTTCTTCTCAGAGAGCCTGGATAAACTGAGATTTGAGTTCCTTGGACTCTCTGAGAAAGCAGTTCAAGATGAGTTTGTCAGAGATAACTTGCAAAAAGATCTAGCTGAACTACAGGAGAAGTTAGCTGAAAAGGCAAAGGAGAGCAAGCACTATCATGATATGGAAATAGAGGTACACGAACTACTTGATTTGGTGCGAAATGTGCTGCAGGATGGTACTAATGCTGAAATTCCATCTGGTGGTGGTGCTGTACTGTGCTTGGGTGAACTTTTGAGGAAAGTTTTAGACCATTATGAAACTCTTTTGTCAGAGTCGACTCTAAGCAATGTTGCCGAGAAGGAAATTCATTTAGATGAAACCAAGCTGTCTAACGACGCTTCTACATCAGAGACTGGTAGAGATGACAAAGAGAGTGTACTGAATACTTTGAGTAATCAGTTGGAGCATGCTTGCAAGAGTCTGGCCTTAGTTGAGCAGCAGCGTGATGAAGCAGCTGAGAAGGCACGATTACTAATGCTGGAGGTGGAGATGCTACATGCTCAAATAAACCAATTGCAGGAAGATGATTCTGAGCAGACTCAAAAATACCAGTCGCTTGTGCTTGAACTGGAATTAGTGAGTAAGCAGCGGGATAATCTGCAAGAAAAGCTGAATCAGAGTGATGAGTTAGAGCATGCTCGCCGTAGTTTGGCCTTAGCCGAGCAACAGCGTGATGAAGCTGTGGAGAAGACACAATCACTATTACTGGAAGTGGAGATGGCACATGCTCGAATAAACCGGCTGCAAGAAGGTGGTGCTGAGCAAACTCAAAAGTATCAGTCGCTTGTGCTTGAACTAGAATTAGCGGGTAAGCAGCGGGATGATCTGCAAGAGAAGCTAAATCAGGAGGAGCAAAAGTGCACTTCACTGAGAGAGAAACTGAATATCGCTGTCAGAAAAGGGAAAGGCCTGGTGCAACAAAAAGATAGCTTGAAGCAAACTATAGAAGAGATGAATGCTGTGATAGAAAAACTTAAAAATGAAAGGGAACAACTCATAGAATCACTTGAATCTGAGAAAACACTATTGATGGGCCGGTTAACTGAAAATGAGAAGAACTTGCACGATACAACGGAATACTTGAGTAGATTGTTAAATGCTTTGAGTACAGTGGACATCGCTCGAGAATTTGATACAGATCCAATCACCAAGGTTGGAAAAATTGCACAGGTTTACCTGGACCAACAGGCAACAGTGGCTTCATCACAAAATGAAGTGAAGAAATTGAAACGAGCAACAGAGCTGCTTCTAACTGAGTTAAATGAAGCTCAGGAGAGGGCCGATAACCTGCAGGAGGAATTAGTCAAGGAAGAAGCTGCACTTTCTGAATCCTCTAAACAGAACAATGTTATAGAGTCTGCAAGAGCGGATGCTGTTCGCCACCTTGAACATATTACCTATATGCAGGCACAGGCAGCAAGGAAGCAAATAGATCATTTGAAGGAGTTGAACTCTACCAGTCGTCAACTAAGAGAGGTCTGCTTTGACCTTTCACATCGCCTCGCCAGCGCATTCAGCAAAGATGTGGACCTTATCAGCTATATGGAGAGCTTCATGAAATCTTCTGGTAAATGGATGGATGGCACAAATATGGTGGACATACCTATCACTTATAATGGGATGTTAACCAGTAGCATAAGCAGCAAGGTAAATTTAGGCTACCAATGTGTCAGTCTGTTTTGTTGCTTCAGCACTTTGCATAGTAGTTCAGAAAAGATTGGACTGATGTTGTGCAAGTAAACTAATTTCTCTTGTTGCACTTACCGCAGAAATGTTAATACTAGTTGATCATAGTATTTACTTCCTAATTAGACAACTCATACATAATTTTACTCAGTGAAATTTCCTAATTAAATACTAGTTGGAAATGAGGCTTGTACTAAGTTTCCACCATGTCATATTTCTTTATGATCGTCTCCTTTATTCTTGTTCACCATAAAAAAGATCAATGGGTTAATTTGGATAGGATATTTCCATGTAAAACGAATCACAGATGACCATGATGTTCCATACACTGAAACAATAAAATTGTTGGTGCTAATGTGCCATATGAGATTTTGGGAGTTGTATTCTTTCAGATCTCTATTCACTGCTTTCTAATTGATTTCAGTTTGGCCTTTGCAGAATACTCATATTCCAAATGCTTCGCTGGAATTCACGGTGAATGATACTGATGGAACTCAGATGTTACATCATCTTGCTATTGCATGCCATGCTGTATCTGATTGTGTAAAGGATTGCAATGATCTCAAAAGGAATATTGACGAGCATGGTTTTTCAATTGACCAGAAAGCAACAGAGTTAGCTGAAGTTATGTCCAACTTGCAGAACAGATTCACCTCCCAAAATAACGAGTTGGAATCATTGAGAGAAAACATTCTTGAACTACAGTCAGAGATCAAAGAGAAGGAAGAGGAGAGTTCATCATTGCGTAGAAATATGAGTTTGCTTTACGAAGCATGTACTAGTTCAGTTTCTGAGATTGAAGGAATGACTGGTATGGGTTCTGGTACTGGGAGCTATTCTGTTGTGCAGAACCATTTATTTTCATATGATCATATAAAATCAGTCGTCGAGCGGTTAGGTGCAGCCGTAAAGACTACTCAGTATAGCAATGAAGGGAACACAAAGGAACTAAAGGCTACTGTTCTTGAGTTGCAGCAGGAGCTTCAGGGAAAAGATGTGCAAATTAGCACAATCAGTTCGGAGCTTGCATCTCAGATAAGGGAAGCTGAATCTTATGCGAAGCAGCTTTCTGTTGAGCTTGACGATGCAAGAATGCAAGTACACAATTTGGAAGAACATGTTGAGATGTTGCTTAATCAGAAGAAAGCTTTAGAGACCCAAGCAAGTGAGCTTAAAGATTTGGAGACAGTGGCAAGTGAGCAGCATGGAAGAATAAAAGAGTTGACTGATGAACTGAGCAGAAAAGACCAAGGTGAGCTGATATAACTTTCTTTGCCTGAAATTTCTTTGGTTGCTTCTGTTTGATTTCTATTTTTCCGATTTGAAGAAATAAATGATTGTATTTCTGCATTTGTTATATGTTGTGGTGTATTGTACAGAGATTGAAGGTTTGATGCAAGCACTTGACGAAGAAGAAAAGGAGCTTGAAGTCTTGGAGAACAAAAGCAATGACTTGGAGCAGATGCTGCAAGAAAAAGAATTTTCTTTGAAGAGCCTTGAAGATTCTAGGACAAAAGCTCTGACTAAACTTGCAACCACTGTCGAGAAGTTTGACGAGTTGCATAGCTTGTCTGAAAGTCTTCTTGCAGAAGTGGAAAGCCTTCAGTCACAATTGCAAGAGAGAGATTCAGAGATCTCGTTTCTGCGCCAAGAAGTCACAAGGAGTACTAATGAACTATTAACCACTGAAGATAGCAACAAGCAGTACTCATCGCAGATAAATGATTTTGTTAAGTGGTTAGAAACTGCGCTGATGCAGTTTGGTGTGCATTGTGAGAGCGCAGATGACCATGATTACACTCAGGTTCCAGTATATATGGACATGTTGGACAAAAAAATAGTGTCGTTGATATCTGAATCAGATGAATTGAGGGTTGCTGTGCAAAGCAAAGATTCTTCACTACAGGTCGAGAGGACCAAAATGGAAGAGTTGTTGCGTAAATCAGAGGCTCTAGAAGCTTCTTTGAGCCAAAAGGATTCTCAGATAGGGATGCTTCGTCGAGACAGGACGATGGGCCAACCTAGATCTATAAACTTGCCTGGCACTTCGGAGATTGAGCAAATGGTATGAGAACTTTATGTTTTGTATGCAATTTAACACAAACAGTATATAACATATCAtgttttttgggttttgtttattcATAGTCACGTGCA is drawn from Triticum dicoccoides isolate Atlit2015 ecotype Zavitan chromosome 6B, WEW_v2.0, whole genome shotgun sequence and contains these coding sequences:
- the LOC119323922 gene encoding golgin subfamily A member 4-like, which encodes MDQKGRGRGRGGGGGGRGGGGGDNSRTDLLAAGRKKLQQFRKKKEKKGPGKKAEADADEGASKAGANGEEAVPEPKSPVGLKFLAGESGSGHSTPFEEATMSQEEQCNGQGPATEEPSVVDNADVVPVLEDADDPSVQNISISEQGNSDHGSPGQGDGDDSAVQATSSDVGGDLIGAQPGEVDGEKMPISEESIIPQVSSQGDIANDGSNQVGGHQEVQIDPVERTSSSDSKEAMEVPIPSLGLVADNANMGEEGTQEMEVGVSGRSSDGNIQDVEPTVSGEIGMEVGHEAAMDLAASQEIPGRGDTDDEANGVGKEAVQEDAGTSNTNAIDEAVTTHGLDLSVEKVDSALCGGAVSQGFMPYRLDEYIQGHLYVMTLSRDLLQLQLDEGTHLNSDVTLSSDEILKLQVQLKESEESKVAAHEEIQQCRHELTNLNTVKGELELIVASQKQEIDASNSKCEQLEIELRSSKENAQQISSELADCQSLLEALQKENIELTENLALEEKTRKEVQEQQEHLSGENEKLLSQLSELEHSLASVKEVMNAGSSRCGSLEAELCSFKENMEHTWTELTNCRALLETSQKDNVELSAEFAVESEATKKLKEDNVFLHTENERLLSDLSELNDELHLSYAKHKQLELHVRDMETHMEQLKDQLIEESLRATNSSDIYQSVIKELNAKCNVVLDQAETVVCQKHDRLASSKITVENAERTITSPEFVCEGNNQHSHPLFDEKDSSNCTALQSLKGHLEVAKGELHELQKLVERMSSRSGGRVLVSKLIQSFEVKGNQEEAGMSEGEHDELKKLTQGMLCCLVEKFKLMTSDLAKAEKYVVGLCDRIELSSKSEVQHEAERQLTAVFEARMDELSEKLSNYKNTIDQLHIQLANVQQDADDHAGKLTNQAELLHNDITERISILEKERASLSGLLSEVTNKLSSLVGTMYPNDLGASEGLGFSILDSVDLAAKSIQSLQDKLESAQSDNAKLSTSLSEIKKAHSDVQDRNEHASRMVKNTYDSLQEFLLNSLGNSDEASAGDSAEEPIEALFSHLGGAIEQLKNLLHDRHSLQSNNANLESRLLSKCEEVEEISLRCSSLMKNMDDMCLLNEELKLVSSSKSEALDELHGRCLSIAEKMVQHSADPTSMVLPLMSNSGEAETFSKEHHISTTLLPCIEEGVASCNEKLENAVEKIHLAKICLQNAHIFDQISFDKWSLPLPALIKEEIVPQVCDLQSKMDQLSELNIHLETEIPVLRDGLKKLDEALETSRTELQERSSELEQSEQKLSSFKEKLGIAVAKGKALIVQRDGLKQSLAEKSGELEKLSQELESKDALVKELEAKLKSYTEADRIEALESELSYIRNSATALRDSFILKDSVLQRIEEVLEDLDMPERFHSRDIVEKIELLSKMAVGASFTLPDGDKRSSMDGHSESGVAMDSTSDEQISISNPGSDEIKNKYDELHRRFYELAEHNNMLEQSLVERNSIVQKWEEVLGQVSIPPQFRMLEPEDKITWLGNRLLEVEHERDTLHSKIEHLEDSSEMLITDLEESHKRISELSAEVIAIKAEKDFFSESLDKLRFEFLGLSEKAVQDEFVRDNLQKDLAELQEKLAEKAKESKHYHDMEIEVHELLDLVRNVLQDGTNAEIPSGGGAVLCLGELLRKVLDHYETLLSESTLSNVAEKEIHLDETKLSNDASTSETGRDDKESVLNTLSNQLEHACKSLALVEQQRDEAAEKARLLMLEVEMLHAQINQLQEDDSEQTQKYQSLVLELELVSKQRDNLQEKLNQSDELEHARRSLALAEQQRDEAVEKTQSLLLEVEMAHARINRLQEGGAEQTQKYQSLVLELELAGKQRDDLQEKLNQEEQKCTSLREKLNIAVRKGKGLVQQKDSLKQTIEEMNAVIEKLKNEREQLIESLESEKTLLMGRLTENEKNLHDTTEYLSRLLNALSTVDIAREFDTDPITKVGKIAQVYLDQQATVASSQNEVKKLKRATELLLTELNEAQERADNLQEELVKEEAALSESSKQNNVIESARADAVRHLEHITYMQAQAARKQIDHLKELNSTSRQLREVCFDLSHRLASAFSKDVDLISYMESFMKSSGKWMDGTNMVDIPITYNGMLTSSISSKNTHIPNASLEFTVNDTDGTQMLHHLAIACHAVSDCVKDCNDLKRNIDEHGFSIDQKATELAEVMSNLQNRFTSQNNELESLRENILELQSEIKEKEEESSSLRRNMSLLYEACTSSVSEIEGMTGMGSGTGSYSVVQNHLFSYDHIKSVVERLGAAVKTTQYSNEGNTKELKATVLELQQELQGKDVQISTISSELASQIREAESYAKQLSVELDDARMQVHNLEEHVEMLLNQKKALETQASELKDLETVASEQHGRIKELTDELSRKDQEIEGLMQALDEEEKELEVLENKSNDLEQMLQEKEFSLKSLEDSRTKALTKLATTVEKFDELHSLSESLLAEVESLQSQLQERDSEISFLRQEVTRSTNELLTTEDSNKQYSSQINDFVKWLETALMQFGVHCESADDHDYTQVPVYMDMLDKKIVSLISESDELRVAVQSKDSSLQVERTKMEELLRKSEALEASLSQKDSQIGMLRRDRTMGQPRSINLPGTSEIEQMNDKVSPAAVVTQIRGARKVNNDQVAIDVEMHKDKPLDDEDDDKAHGFKSLTMSRIVPKFTRPISDRIDGMWASGDRLLMRQPTLRLGVLIYWIALHALLVSFI